AAGAAGTCGCTGCCCGTCGTGGCGGCCCTGAGCGGCGAGGGCGCGGCGGCCGAGCGGCTCCGCGCGCTGTACGCGTCCACGCACCCCCTGGACGAGCAGGACATCGCCCTGGCGCGCGAGCTGGTCGAGGAGGCCGGTGGCCGCCAGGCCGCCGAGCAGGAGGCCCGCCGCCAGGTGTCGGCCGCGCTGCGGGCCCTGTCGTGGGCGCGGCCCACCCCCGACGCCTACCGGCAACTTCACGACATCGCCTGGGCGATGACCCGCCGCGAGTCCTGACCCCCGGCCAGAGGGAGGCGACCTGCCGCGCAGACGGGGGAGCGGACGTACCGCGGCGTGACTTCCGTGGGGGTGGGCCGTTGTCTGTGCGGCGGCCCGGAGCCCTCACCCACCCACAGCCGTGACCAACCGCCGTAGCCCCGGCCGCACCCCGGCCGCTCGGAGCGGAACGATCGTGACGAAACACAGTGGAGCCGTGCAGCAGACCGAGACGAGCGCAGCGCTGCCGGGTGAGCTTCCCGCCGTGGCCGCCTATGGGCTGCGGGTGGTCCGCGGCCGCCACACCGTCCTCCAGGACATCAGCTTCACCGTTCCCCGCGGCTGCATCGTGGGCCTGCTCGGGCCGAGCGGCTGCGGGAAGACGACGCTGCTGCGGTCCGTGGTCGGCGTGCAGCAGACCACGGCGGGCCACGTCCAGGTCCTCGGACACGCGGCCGGTGCCCCGCAGTTGAGGACCCGCGTCGGCTACGTCACCCAGGCGCCGTCGGTCTACGCGGATCTGACCGTGCTGGAGAACCTGCGCTACTTCGCCGCCGCCCTCGGCATGCGGGGCTGGCAGCGGGAGGACGCGGTGGTCCGGGTGGTGAAGGACGTCGATCTGGCCTCCTACGCCGACAAGCTGGTCGCCCGTCTGTCGGGCGGCCAGTACTCGCGGGTGTCACTGGCCGTCGCGCTGCTGAACAAGCCCGACCTGCTCGTGATGGACGAGCCGACCGTCGGCCTGGACCCCATGGTGCGCCGGGAGCTGTGGCTGGTCTTCCAGCGGCTGGCCGAGGAGGGCACCACGCTGCTGGTGTCCAGCCATGTGATGGACGAGGCCGACCGCTGTGACCGGCTGCTGCTGATGCGGGCCGGG
This region of Streptomyces caelestis genomic DNA includes:
- a CDS encoding ABC transporter ATP-binding protein encodes the protein MQQTETSAALPGELPAVAAYGLRVVRGRHTVLQDISFTVPRGCIVGLLGPSGCGKTTLLRSVVGVQQTTAGHVQVLGHAAGAPQLRTRVGYVTQAPSVYADLTVLENLRYFAAALGMRGWQREDAVVRVVKDVDLASYADKLVARLSGGQYSRVSLAVALLNKPDLLVMDEPTVGLDPMVRRELWLVFQRLAEEGTTLLVSSHVMDEADRCDRLLLMRAGRLLAGADREALLEHTGCDDVEEAFMHLVQAASDAEERARRRAAEQSLPLALPGLLDQAGAPEAERAYFAADTVR